A stretch of the Streptococcus oralis genome encodes the following:
- a CDS encoding ECF transporter S component: MDIRKKTQFMTMTALLTAIAILIPIIMPFKIVIPPASYTLGSHIPIFIAMFLSPLMAAFVIIASSLGFLMAGYPPVIVLRAFSHIVFGTLGALYLKKFPETLDKPKTSWIFNFVLGVVHAIAEVIACIIFYATSGTNVENMFYVLFVLVGFGTIVHSMVDYTLALAVFKVLRKRR, encoded by the coding sequence ATGGATATACGGAAAAAAACGCAGTTTATGACCATGACTGCCCTACTCACTGCAATAGCGATTTTGATTCCAATCATTATGCCTTTTAAAATCGTTATCCCACCGGCTTCTTACACCTTGGGAAGTCATATCCCCATCTTTATCGCCATGTTTCTTTCGCCTTTGATGGCTGCTTTTGTGATTATTGCTTCTAGTCTTGGTTTCCTGATGGCAGGTTATCCGCCTGTTATTGTACTTCGTGCCTTCTCTCACATTGTTTTTGGTACTTTGGGGGCTTTGTACTTAAAGAAATTCCCTGAAACCTTGGATAAACCAAAGACATCTTGGATTTTTAACTTTGTTTTGGGTGTTGTTCATGCTATCGCTGAAGTAATAGCTTGTATCATCTTCTATGCTACTTCAGGGACAAATGTTGAAAATATGTTTTATGTTCTCTTTGTTCTAGTTGGTTTTGGCACAATTGTCCATAGTATGGTAGACTATACCTTAGCACTAGCTGTATTTAAAGTGCTTCGAAAACGTCGCTAA